Proteins from a genomic interval of Vanessa atalanta chromosome 28, ilVanAtal1.2, whole genome shotgun sequence:
- the LOC125074715 gene encoding UPF0669 protein C6orf120 homolog yields MRKEFILVLLGIISISTLSSLLSGYVQIEPDKILLDTVVGIVGAGNFSYWQLGHTGPLLIELTSLTGDADLYVSDSVRPSYEVDKNNFSSATCGPELVNIPFEFPRPIGIGVFGDWSHAISEYSIHVFLDTSAVLSEEQLLAIERFHTNPDRSDNTNQRTREKVASRKTDEEKPRFMKLLNILDMIFDMLVL; encoded by the exons ATGAGAAAGGAATTTATACTAGTACTGCTAggtattattagtatttctaCGCTATCATCACTTTTATCGGGTTATGTGCAAATTGAACCAGATAAAATTCTGCTAGACACTGTCGTTGGCATCGTTGGTGCTGGAAATTTTTCTTATTGGCAGCTAGGCCACACAGGGCCTTTATTAATAGAACTAACGTCTCTCACTGGTGACGCAGACCTTTACGTGTCAGATTCGGTCAG GCCAAGTTATGAAGTGGACAAGAATAATTTCAGCTCTGCAACCTGTGGTCCTGAACTGGTTAATATACCATTTGAATTTCCACGACCCATtg GAATAGGTGTATTCGGTGACTGGTCACATGCGATATCAGAGTACAGCATACATGTGTTCCTTGACACATCAGCCGTGCTCAGCGAAGAGCAGCTGCTGGCTATAGAGCGCTTCCACACCAACCCCGATAGATCTG ATAACACGAATCAACGGACCAGAGAAAAGGTTGCCTCGAGGAAGACGGACGAGGAGAAACCGAGATTTATGAAACTGTTAAATATTCTAGATATGATATTTGATATGTTGGTTTTGTAG